The proteins below come from a single Natrinema sp. SYSU A 869 genomic window:
- a CDS encoding DUF5822 domain-containing protein produces the protein MPERVGTTSPDGVDYGWVMQTTFVATILVGAPLVAALSTTATLPTWADRVEFAIRVGAPIWLVTSIVVFAYAKRKQT, from the coding sequence GACCTCGCCCGACGGGGTCGACTATGGCTGGGTAATGCAGACGACCTTCGTCGCCACCATCCTCGTTGGAGCGCCGCTGGTCGCCGCCCTGTCGACGACCGCGACCCTCCCCACGTGGGCCGACCGCGTCGAGTTCGCGATCCGGGTCGGCGCTCCCATCTGGTTGGTCACGTCGATCGTCGTCTTTGCGTACGCCAAACGAAAACAGACGTAG
- a CDS encoding HAD family hydrolase, whose protein sequence is MTEYDAVVYDLDGTLVDLDVDWNAVAVDVREVYDSANVEPPSDGLWDMLEAADDVGLAAEVESAIAAHEYDGARTSSRLAHADELLEQSLPAGVCSLNCEQACRIALEEHALATVVDAIVGRDTVATRKPDPEPLLATVRELGAEPERALFIGDSARDQQAAERAGIDFEYVGEGPSGV, encoded by the coding sequence ATGACCGAGTACGACGCCGTCGTCTACGATCTGGACGGAACCCTCGTCGACCTCGACGTCGACTGGAACGCCGTCGCCGTCGACGTCCGCGAGGTGTACGACAGCGCGAACGTCGAACCGCCAAGTGACGGCCTCTGGGACATGCTTGAGGCCGCGGACGACGTCGGACTGGCCGCCGAGGTGGAGTCGGCCATCGCGGCCCACGAATACGACGGTGCGCGAACCTCGAGCCGACTTGCCCACGCCGACGAATTGCTCGAGCAGTCGCTGCCGGCAGGCGTCTGCTCGCTGAACTGCGAGCAGGCGTGTCGGATCGCGCTCGAGGAACACGCGCTGGCGACGGTGGTCGACGCCATCGTCGGTCGCGATACGGTCGCGACGCGGAAGCCGGATCCGGAACCGCTGCTCGCGACCGTCCGCGAACTCGGGGCCGAGCCCGAACGGGCGCTGTTCATCGGTGACTCCGCGCGGGATCAGCAGGCTGCAGAACGTGCGGGAATCGATTTCGAGTACGTCGGCGAGGGACCGTCCGGTGTCTGA
- a CDS encoding acyl-CoA dehydrogenase family protein produces MELTAEQEAVRDVVREFASEEIRPTALEADRDQTFPEAVWDGLADLDLTGMTVPEEYGGYDADPVTAAVVNEEVAYGMLAVATALSVHSLATSCIAEFGSEDLRECWLPEMAEGRPVGAFALSEPHAGSNPAEMSTEARKDGDEYVITGEKQWITNGERAGVYVLFAKTDRNDPSTVTQFLVPDDVDGLTVGEKEDKLGLRASDTTSLTFDGVRIPAENRLTEEGKGLSAAFHILTGGRIAIAAQSVGLAQCALDEAMAYSQEREQFGDPISDIQTIRHKLAEMATRIRAARLLTRDAAQKRAAGGAALEASMAKYFASEAAMFVTNEAVQIHGGYGYVTEGEVERLYRDAKITEIYEGTTQIQKTVIARELLGER; encoded by the coding sequence ATGGAACTCACCGCGGAACAGGAAGCGGTCCGCGACGTCGTCCGGGAGTTCGCCAGCGAGGAGATCAGGCCAACCGCACTCGAGGCCGACAGGGACCAGACGTTCCCCGAAGCCGTCTGGGACGGACTCGCCGACCTCGATCTGACGGGGATGACGGTCCCCGAGGAGTACGGCGGCTACGACGCGGACCCGGTCACGGCCGCCGTGGTCAACGAGGAAGTCGCGTACGGGATGTTGGCCGTCGCGACGGCGCTGTCGGTCCACTCGCTCGCGACCTCCTGTATCGCGGAGTTCGGGAGCGAGGACCTGCGGGAATGCTGGCTGCCCGAGATGGCCGAGGGCCGCCCGGTTGGTGCCTTCGCGCTTTCGGAGCCCCACGCGGGATCGAATCCAGCGGAGATGTCGACAGAGGCGAGAAAGGACGGCGATGAGTACGTCATTACCGGCGAGAAGCAGTGGATCACGAACGGCGAGCGGGCGGGCGTCTACGTTCTCTTCGCGAAGACCGATCGCAACGATCCCTCGACAGTCACGCAGTTTCTCGTCCCGGACGACGTCGACGGGCTGACCGTCGGCGAGAAAGAGGACAAACTCGGCCTGCGCGCGAGCGACACGACGAGCCTGACCTTCGACGGCGTCCGGATCCCCGCCGAGAATCGGCTTACCGAGGAAGGGAAGGGGCTCTCGGCCGCGTTTCACATCCTCACTGGCGGCCGGATAGCCATCGCGGCTCAGTCTGTCGGCCTCGCACAGTGTGCGCTCGACGAGGCGATGGCCTACAGCCAGGAGCGCGAGCAGTTCGGCGACCCAATTTCGGACATTCAGACGATTCGGCACAAACTCGCCGAGATGGCGACTCGTATCCGAGCCGCACGACTGCTGACCCGGGATGCCGCCCAGAAGCGAGCGGCGGGTGGTGCAGCGCTCGAGGCGAGCATGGCGAAGTACTTCGCGAGCGAGGCGGCGATGTTCGTGACCAACGAAGCAGTCCAGATCCACGGCGGCTACGGCTACGTCACTGAGGGCGAGGTCGAGCGCCTCTACCGCGACGCCAAGATTACCGAGATCTACGAGGGGACGACCCAGATCCAGAAGACGGTGATCGCGCGGGAGTTGCTCGGGGAACGGTAA
- a CDS encoding dihydrodipicolinate synthase family protein gives MANHDPGSADPLSLHGVVPPTITAFHEDESVDYETTADHARFVVDRGVHGVFPLGTNGEFPLLSGTERDRVVETVVDEVGDEVPVIAGVGAPSTYQTVAHAEHAESVGADGIVVVTPYYYPLDHEGALEHYRRVAEAVDRPVYIYHIPSKTGNELSLETLAGLAAIDNIAGVKDSSKDVPWLAQAIDAHPDLTFLAGSDSLLFTGLEIGCSGLVSAVANAFPELVVDCYDAYDAGDEDRARELQSEVFQVRNAFKSGGAYMSGVKTALRMRDFDAGPLRSPLRLKDDESAGEMREELRALELDGV, from the coding sequence TCCCGGTAGTGCCGATCCGTTGTCGCTGCATGGCGTTGTCCCACCGACTATCACCGCGTTTCACGAGGACGAATCCGTCGACTACGAGACGACGGCTGACCACGCTCGGTTCGTCGTCGATCGCGGAGTCCACGGCGTCTTTCCGCTGGGGACCAACGGCGAGTTCCCGCTACTCTCAGGCACAGAGCGCGATCGGGTCGTCGAGACTGTCGTCGACGAAGTCGGCGACGAGGTCCCGGTCATCGCCGGCGTCGGCGCGCCCAGTACGTACCAGACCGTCGCCCACGCCGAACACGCCGAGTCGGTCGGTGCGGACGGAATCGTCGTCGTCACACCCTACTACTACCCTCTGGATCACGAGGGAGCCCTCGAGCACTACCGTCGGGTTGCCGAGGCCGTCGACCGCCCGGTCTATATCTACCACATTCCGAGCAAGACCGGGAACGAACTGTCCCTCGAGACCCTCGCCGGTCTCGCAGCAATCGACAATATCGCGGGTGTCAAGGACTCGAGCAAGGACGTTCCCTGGCTCGCACAGGCGATCGACGCCCATCCCGACCTGACCTTCCTCGCGGGCTCGGACTCGCTGCTCTTCACTGGGCTCGAGATCGGCTGTTCAGGGCTGGTCAGCGCGGTCGCGAACGCGTTCCCGGAACTTGTCGTCGACTGTTATGACGCCTACGACGCGGGCGACGAGGACCGCGCACGCGAGCTTCAGAGTGAGGTCTTCCAGGTCCGAAACGCGTTCAAGAGCGGCGGTGCGTACATGTCCGGCGTCAAGACGGCGCTCCGAATGCGCGACTTCGACGCCGGCCCGCTGCGGAGCCCGCTCCGACTGAAAGACGACGAATCGGCGGGAGAGATGCGCGAGGAGCTTCGAGCACTCGAACTCGACGGGGTTTAA